One window of the Diospyros lotus cultivar Yz01 chromosome 12, ASM1463336v1, whole genome shotgun sequence genome contains the following:
- the LOC127787193 gene encoding WAT1-related protein At3g30340-like, translated as MKSWDEWSPVITMVAIEFAFGTVNILLKKVVDNGMNHLVVITYRQSISTIFLAPIVYFSERNSRPKLALRILCLLFLSAIVGASLTQYFFLLGIQYTSATFSCAFINMVPVITFIMALPFRLEKVNIKASSGRAKVVGTLVCLGGVMILTLYKGIPLVKYSHSRAAVHSMDQVVKLSSAKRKENWTLGSMSLIAGTLLWSSWFLLQSNIAKRYPCQYSSTAIMSFFATLQSAVLGFSLERNLSAWVPKGKLEMFAVIYAGMVGSGLGYVGMSWCVKKRGPVFTAAFSPLIQIFAAMLDIPFLHEQLHIGSLLGSVTVIAGLYILLWGKSMEMKSYVNKVGQGTQGRMEQEPVLQVTTVNCDSRVNP; from the exons ATGAAGAGCTGGGATGAATGGAGCCCAGTAATTACAATGGTGGCTATTGAATTTGCCTTTGGCACAGTGAACATCCTTCTCAAAAAAGTCGTCGACAATGGAATGAATCATCTGGTTGTCATAACCTACCGGCAGTCTATTTCAACCATCTTTTTGGCCCCAATTGTCTACTTTTCAGAAAG GAACAGTAGACCGAAGCTGGCACTTCGAATCCTTTGTCTTCTCTTCTTAAGCGCTATTGTTGG GGCATCTCTTACCCAGTATTTCTTCCTTCTTGGAATTCAATACACGTCTGCTACTTTCTCTTGTGCTTTCATCAACATGGTGCCAGTAATCACATTTATAATGGCACTGCCATTTCG ATTAGAGAAGGTGAACATCAAAGCAAGTAGTGGAAGAGCCAAGGTGGTTGGCACACTAGTGTGCCTTGGAGGTGTCATGATACTGACTCTTTACAAGGGTATACCATTAGTCAAGTACTCTCACTCACGAGCTGCAGTTCACTCGATGGACCAAGTTGTGAAGCTGAGTTCAGCTAAAAGGAAAGAGAACTGGACCCTCGGTTCAATGTCGTTGATCGCCGGAACCCTGCTGTGGTCCTCATGGTTCCTTCTTCAATCCAACATCGCCAAGAGGTACCCGTGCCAGTACTCCAGCACTGCAATCATGTCCTTCTTTGCTACCCTTCAGTCTGCCGTCTTAGGCTTTTCTCTGGAGAGAAACCTATCTGCGTGGGTTCCCAAGGGGAAACTGGAAATGTTTGCTGTCATCTATGCT GGGATGGTGGGATCAGGATTGGGCTATGTGGGGATGTCTTGGTGTGTGAAGAAAAGGGGCCCTGTCTTCACTGCAGCATTCAGCCCCCTCATTCAGATCTTTGCAGCCATGCTAGACATCCCCTTTCTGCATGAGCAGCTCCATATTGGGAg TTTGCTGGGATCAGTGACTGTAATTGCCGGGCTGTACATTCTTCTGTGGGGGAAGAGCATGGAAATGAAGAGTTACGTGAACAAAGTAGGGCAAGGAACACAGGGGAGAATGGAGCAAGAGCCAGTGTTACAAGTCACAACAGTTAACTGTGACTCTCGGGTTAATCCTTGA